The proteins below come from a single Piscinibacter gummiphilus genomic window:
- a CDS encoding HU family DNA-binding protein: MKKAELIGAVAEASGKPKALVREILDAATEVVRAAIEKHNPVFLFGVGKLTVKRRKPRPARDMHKHEQVMVPERNVVLFRPSDSMKAAANVKLD; encoded by the coding sequence ATGAAGAAGGCAGAACTGATCGGAGCGGTGGCGGAGGCCTCGGGTAAGCCCAAGGCCCTGGTGCGAGAGATCCTCGATGCCGCCACCGAGGTCGTGCGCGCCGCCATCGAGAAGCACAACCCTGTGTTCCTCTTCGGCGTGGGCAAGCTCACCGTGAAGCGCCGCAAGCCGCGGCCGGCACGCGACATGCACAAGCACGAGCAGGTGATGGTGCCCGAGCGCAACGTCGTGCTGTTCCGCCCGAGCGACTCGATGAAGGCTGCCGCCAATGTCAAGCTCGACTAA
- a CDS encoding DUF1367 family protein: MEILLTKAPGGALIPLDDEQAEKIRKFKPGGVIRANIAQARNAAFHRRWFKLVNWAYDIWSETAEMPTHRGQPIQPNFEKFRKDVTILTGYRHMVVGVNLEIRWEADSISFASMDNETFESLYSKTIDVIIGKVLSDPKLTADEVREHIDYLMTFDG; the protein is encoded by the coding sequence ATGGAGATCCTGCTCACCAAGGCGCCTGGCGGCGCGCTGATCCCGCTCGACGACGAGCAGGCCGAGAAGATCAGGAAGTTCAAGCCGGGCGGCGTGATCCGAGCCAACATCGCGCAGGCCCGCAATGCCGCCTTCCATCGCCGCTGGTTCAAGCTCGTGAACTGGGCCTACGACATCTGGTCGGAGACCGCTGAGATGCCGACGCATAGGGGACAGCCCATCCAGCCGAACTTCGAGAAGTTCCGCAAGGACGTGACCATCCTCACGGGCTACCGCCACATGGTTGTCGGCGTCAACCTCGAGATCCGCTGGGAGGCCGACTCGATCTCGTTCGCCAGCATGGACAACGAGACATTCGAATCGCTGTACTCCAAGACCATCGATGTCATTATCGGGAAGGTGCTCAGCGACCCGAAGCTCACGGCGGATGAGGTGCGCGAGCACATCGACTACCTCATGACGTTCGACGGCTAA
- a CDS encoding DUF1064 domain-containing protein, giving the protein MKKDELLALLETSKKRKNKHNAERVVFDGHTFDSKAECARYRWLRTLERAGRITGLRLQVKFELARGVTLDGHRKPALRYFADFVYLDEAGKQIVEDVKGMVTPTYRIKRHLMKSVHGIEVQEIRS; this is encoded by the coding sequence ATGAAGAAAGACGAGCTGCTGGCGCTGCTCGAGACGAGCAAGAAGCGCAAGAACAAGCACAACGCCGAGCGTGTGGTGTTCGATGGTCACACCTTCGACAGCAAGGCCGAGTGCGCGCGCTACCGTTGGCTGCGCACGCTTGAGCGGGCAGGGCGGATCACCGGCCTCCGGCTGCAGGTGAAGTTCGAGCTCGCGCGCGGCGTGACGCTGGACGGCCACCGCAAGCCGGCACTGCGCTACTTCGCCGACTTCGTCTACCTCGACGAGGCTGGCAAGCAGATCGTCGAAGACGTCAAGGGCATGGTCACGCCCACCTACCGCATCAAGCGCCACCTCATGAAGTCGGTGCACGGCATCGAGGTGCAGGAGATCCGTTCATGA
- a CDS encoding lambda exonuclease family protein — MNTAPIFIACEQGTDEWHQARCGVPTASVFAEALSLVGTLDEKQQKYVDAMLAGKPEPEALALAGYKAKPTSETVKKALAGLPVGEPSEASNKLAIKYAIERISGKPYGNTQGSFFATERGHEGEFFARMKYEERNKLMVDEAGLVLTYDRMFGYSTDGFVGDDGMIEVKTPLDTIKILRIIQTGDISEYMHQMQGGLWITGRKWCDFLMAIPDLAALNNGNDLYVKRVYRDEEFIDKMALDLLAFNNRVERFKAILSAPFNKAANDEAASQELAAA, encoded by the coding sequence ATGAACACCGCACCAATTTTCATCGCCTGCGAGCAGGGCACCGACGAGTGGCACCAGGCACGCTGCGGCGTGCCCACCGCCAGCGTATTCGCCGAGGCGCTCTCGCTGGTCGGCACGCTCGACGAGAAGCAGCAGAAGTACGTCGACGCGATGCTCGCCGGCAAGCCTGAGCCGGAGGCCCTGGCCCTCGCCGGCTACAAGGCCAAGCCCACCTCCGAGACCGTGAAGAAGGCCCTGGCCGGCCTGCCGGTCGGCGAGCCCAGCGAGGCTTCGAACAAGCTCGCGATTAAGTACGCCATCGAGCGCATCAGCGGCAAGCCCTACGGCAACACGCAGGGCAGCTTCTTCGCGACTGAGCGCGGCCACGAGGGCGAGTTCTTCGCGCGCATGAAGTACGAGGAACGCAACAAGCTGATGGTGGACGAGGCGGGCCTTGTGCTCACCTACGACCGCATGTTCGGCTACAGCACCGACGGCTTCGTTGGCGACGACGGGATGATCGAGGTGAAGACGCCGCTCGACACCATCAAGATCCTGCGGATCATCCAGACCGGCGACATCAGCGAGTACATGCACCAGATGCAGGGCGGCCTGTGGATCACCGGCCGCAAGTGGTGCGACTTCCTGATGGCCATCCCCGACCTGGCCGCGCTCAACAACGGCAACGATCTCTACGTGAAGCGCGTGTATCGCGACGAGGAGTTCATCGACAAGATGGCACTCGACCTGCTCGCCTTCAACAACCGCGTCGAGCGCTTCAAGGCCATCCTGAGCGCGCCGTTCAACAAGGCCGCGAACGACGAGGCCGCCAGCCAGGAGCTCGCTGCAGCATGA
- a CDS encoding recombination-associated protein RdgC: MFKNLLVYALRWDRSITAEHAERAASAAFVPCTPTQQESAGWVPPRGEKHGEFIEWIDGQAIMKLCIEKRSVPSAAVKEELEKRLDKIEADTGRRPKGKKAKEIKEEVVHELLPRAFAKRSNVPVWINQRAGLVMIGAGSTVAADRVASMLVDLLGGAILTLLQTDIAPATAMSIWLKTQTAPPFFSIDRECELRQPDGEKSVVRYNRHTLDIEEVREHIEQGKLPTQVAMTWNGRASFVLTEAGALKKIQLLDVALEGKGDDTTGFDADVAIFTGEFKQLLVDLIDALGGLLQPAAA; encoded by the coding sequence ATGTTCAAGAATCTTCTCGTCTACGCGCTGCGCTGGGATCGCAGCATCACCGCCGAGCACGCCGAGCGCGCCGCCTCTGCTGCCTTCGTGCCGTGCACCCCCACCCAGCAGGAGTCCGCTGGCTGGGTGCCGCCGCGCGGCGAGAAGCACGGCGAGTTCATCGAGTGGATCGATGGCCAGGCCATCATGAAGCTGTGCATCGAGAAGCGCAGCGTGCCCTCGGCCGCTGTGAAGGAGGAGCTCGAGAAGCGCCTCGACAAGATCGAGGCCGACACCGGTCGCCGCCCGAAGGGCAAGAAGGCGAAGGAGATCAAAGAGGAGGTGGTGCACGAGCTGCTGCCCCGCGCCTTTGCGAAGCGCTCCAACGTGCCGGTGTGGATCAACCAGCGCGCGGGCCTGGTGATGATCGGCGCCGGCAGCACGGTTGCGGCCGACCGTGTCGCCTCGATGCTCGTCGACTTGCTGGGCGGCGCCATCCTGACGCTGCTGCAGACTGATATTGCGCCGGCGACTGCCATGTCCATCTGGCTGAAGACGCAGACGGCCCCGCCCTTCTTCAGCATCGACCGCGAGTGCGAGCTCAGGCAGCCGGACGGCGAGAAGTCCGTAGTCCGCTACAACCGCCACACGCTCGACATCGAAGAGGTGCGCGAGCACATCGAGCAGGGCAAGTTGCCCACCCAGGTTGCGATGACCTGGAACGGCCGCGCGTCGTTCGTGCTCACCGAGGCCGGCGCGCTGAAGAAGATCCAGCTGCTCGACGTTGCGCTCGAGGGCAAGGGTGACGACACCACCGGCTTCGATGCCGACGTTGCCATCTTTACCGGCGAGTTCAAGCAGCTGCTGGTGGATCTGATCGACGCACTGGGCGGCCTGCTCCAGCCCGCCGCAGCATAA
- a CDS encoding helix-turn-helix transcriptional regulator produces the protein MKIKDQIRSRREALGMTMKELADRVGTSEQAVRQWETRGSIPRQKTLRLVEQALSFQIDFTEGLAPPGGGKTAAAYIEQSDIDLVLIIGRLPLHAKTVIGEMARMHLEAVEAARAAESKNPPAPPPPTIQASTSRRTSAKKTTAR, from the coding sequence ATGAAGATCAAAGACCAGATCCGATCCCGACGCGAGGCGTTGGGCATGACCATGAAGGAGCTTGCCGACCGCGTCGGCACGAGCGAGCAGGCCGTCCGGCAGTGGGAAACGCGAGGGTCCATCCCCCGGCAGAAGACGCTTCGGCTGGTCGAGCAGGCCCTCTCCTTCCAGATCGACTTCACCGAAGGCCTGGCCCCGCCGGGCGGCGGCAAGACCGCGGCCGCCTACATCGAGCAAAGCGACATCGACCTGGTGCTGATCATCGGTCGCCTCCCGCTGCATGCGAAAACCGTCATCGGCGAGATGGCCCGCATGCACCTGGAGGCAGTCGAGGCAGCCCGCGCCGCCGAGTCGAAGAATCCACCGGCGCCGCCGCCGCCCACGATTCAGGCATCCACGTCGCGACGCACTTCGGCGAAAAAAACCACAGCTCGCTGA
- a CDS encoding HNH endonuclease signature motif containing protein, whose amino-acid sequence MDPVQAEEWCRVPSVPALMVSSAGRIMVAPYLAPMPKGGVRSYGGFAGHGQWDGERLIYVHKGKTYKVHRLVCEAFHGPAPVLPPGETGRIVCMHLDENSRNNRASNLSWGTQKENLNAPGFLAYCATRTAANNPRVKGLAAKANGQYFFA is encoded by the coding sequence ATGGATCCTGTTCAGGCGGAAGAGTGGTGTCGAGTGCCCAGCGTTCCGGCGCTGATGGTGTCGAGTGCCGGCCGCATCATGGTTGCGCCCTACCTGGCGCCTATGCCCAAAGGCGGGGTCCGCTCGTACGGCGGCTTCGCCGGGCATGGCCAGTGGGACGGCGAGAGGCTTATCTACGTGCACAAGGGCAAAACGTACAAGGTGCACCGCTTGGTGTGCGAGGCGTTCCACGGCCCCGCCCCCGTACTGCCGCCCGGCGAGACTGGGCGCATTGTCTGCATGCACCTCGACGAAAACTCGCGCAACAACCGTGCGAGCAATCTGTCGTGGGGCACGCAGAAGGAAAACCTGAATGCACCCGGCTTCTTGGCGTACTGCGCTACCAGGACCGCAGCCAACAACCCACGCGTGAAGGGCTTGGCCGCGAAGGCGAAC
- a CDS encoding nuclease domain-containing protein, which produces MRSKPLQRGKGFKRPQLPPRERPKLFPVKQSVGQVAVMRRADEAANEVRPVPKQPREENPRYRAMAAGKPCLLRVPGVCNGDWSTTVLAHSNSLSDNKGKGMKAHDHAGVWACFGCHFWLDQDKTPTREERRERFSAAMVEMRRQIEVIAASGRPRDREAAQWALARMGG; this is translated from the coding sequence ATGCGAAGCAAGCCGCTGCAGCGCGGCAAGGGTTTCAAGCGGCCGCAGCTGCCGCCGCGCGAGCGCCCCAAGCTGTTCCCCGTGAAACAATCTGTTGGCCAGGTCGCGGTGATGCGGCGCGCCGACGAGGCCGCCAACGAGGTGCGGCCTGTGCCGAAGCAGCCGCGCGAGGAGAACCCGCGCTACCGCGCAATGGCCGCCGGCAAGCCGTGCCTCCTGCGTGTGCCTGGCGTGTGCAACGGCGACTGGTCGACGACCGTGCTGGCGCACTCGAACTCCCTCTCGGACAACAAGGGCAAGGGCATGAAGGCCCACGACCATGCTGGGGTCTGGGCCTGCTTCGGCTGCCACTTCTGGCTCGACCAAGACAAGACGCCGACCCGGGAGGAGCGGCGGGAGCGCTTTTCAGCTGCGATGGTGGAGATGCGCCGGCAGATCGAGGTGATCGCAGCCAGCGGCCGGCCGCGCGACCGAGAG
- the ssb gene encoding single-stranded DNA-binding protein, with the protein MASVNKTITIGNLGKDPEVRYMPNGDATCTISLATTRKWKDKSSGEMVEETEWHRVVFFGRMAEIVGEYTKKGHPLYVEGRLKTRKWTDKDGVEKYTTEIIGENIQLLGSRERSEGGGQGDDGGAPRGRSQGGAPASRGGQQGGQQGGGNGGGYGSHRGGGQQRQQPKSNTGFDDMDDDIPFAFNMTEMRDTAGTSKALLRTKYGRGLSVLQANRTEF; encoded by the coding sequence ATGGCATCCGTAAACAAGACGATCACCATCGGCAACCTCGGCAAAGACCCCGAGGTTCGCTACATGCCCAACGGTGACGCCACCTGCACCATCAGCCTAGCTACCACGCGCAAGTGGAAGGACAAGAGCAGCGGGGAAATGGTCGAAGAGACCGAGTGGCACCGCGTGGTGTTCTTCGGCCGCATGGCGGAGATCGTCGGCGAGTACACGAAGAAGGGCCACCCGCTCTACGTCGAGGGCCGCCTGAAGACCCGCAAGTGGACCGACAAGGACGGCGTCGAGAAGTACACCACCGAGATCATCGGCGAGAACATCCAGCTGCTGGGCAGCCGCGAGCGCAGCGAAGGCGGCGGCCAGGGCGATGACGGCGGCGCTCCGCGCGGCCGCAGCCAGGGTGGCGCGCCGGCTTCGCGCGGCGGCCAGCAGGGCGGCCAGCAGGGCGGCGGCAACGGCGGCGGGTATGGCTCGCATCGCGGCGGCGGCCAGCAGCGCCAGCAACCGAAGTCGAACACCGGCTTCGATGACATGGACGACGACATCCCGTTCGCCTTCAACATGACGGAGATGCGCGACACCGCTGGCACATCGAAGGCGCTTCTGCGCACCAAGTATGGCCGCGGCCTGTCGGTTCTCCAGGCGAATCGCACGGAGTTCTGA
- a CDS encoding ATP-binding protein, whose protein sequence is MTGLPMPKPWRERAEEDPLLAPPAVRDTPAAAPQPAAMASLGNALQRAVERLGEKELVCETHGAYLSHGTRLGLEHKREIWTGCQACVADATAAAERDRLAAEAAARLERITASLQQSALPARFIGRTFDTYVAETEEQKTALAIVKSYAEKFPELRKRGQSLILAGGVGTGKSHLAAAAMQELMPEHTCLYTKVAGLLLMIRDTWRKDCDRTESQVMADLERIDLLVIDEVGVQSGTDAEKNLLFEVLDRRYLARRPTILITNLSRKEFETLVGDRIFDRLVEVARWVPFTWESYRSTLRKGGA, encoded by the coding sequence ATGACCGGCCTGCCCATGCCAAAGCCCTGGCGCGAACGCGCTGAGGAAGATCCGCTGCTGGCGCCGCCGGCGGTGCGCGACACGCCCGCTGCCGCGCCTCAGCCCGCGGCCATGGCCAGCCTCGGCAACGCTCTCCAGCGCGCTGTCGAGCGCCTGGGCGAGAAGGAGCTGGTGTGCGAGACCCACGGCGCCTACCTGTCGCACGGCACACGCCTGGGCCTCGAGCACAAGCGCGAGATCTGGACCGGGTGCCAGGCCTGCGTTGCCGACGCCACCGCGGCGGCCGAGCGGGATCGCCTGGCTGCGGAGGCAGCGGCACGCCTCGAGCGCATCACCGCCTCCCTGCAGCAGTCGGCGTTGCCGGCTCGCTTCATCGGCCGCACCTTCGACACCTACGTCGCCGAGACCGAGGAGCAGAAGACAGCCCTGGCCATCGTCAAGTCCTACGCCGAGAAGTTCCCAGAGCTGCGCAAGCGCGGCCAGTCGCTGATCCTGGCGGGTGGCGTGGGCACCGGCAAGAGCCACCTTGCCGCGGCCGCGATGCAGGAGCTCATGCCAGAGCACACCTGCCTCTACACCAAGGTGGCCGGCCTGCTGCTGATGATCCGCGATACCTGGCGCAAGGACTGCGACCGCACCGAGAGCCAGGTCATGGCCGACCTGGAGCGCATCGACCTACTGGTCATCGACGAAGTGGGTGTGCAGAGCGGCACCGACGCCGAGAAGAACCTGCTGTTCGAGGTGCTCGACCGCCGCTATCTGGCGCGCCGCCCCACGATCCTCATCACCAACCTCAGCCGCAAGGAGTTCGAGACCCTGGTGGGCGACCGCATCTTCGACCGCCTGGTCGAGGTGGCCCGCTGGGTGCCGTTCACCTGGGAGAGCTACCGCTCGACGCTGCGCAAGGGAGGGGCCTGA
- a CDS encoding SPFH domain-containing protein translates to MRTRTLLLAAFAALLGACTQIDTGNVGVESSLGQVKEQTLPPGMYGTVFKTVTEVCAKELPLSISDLRPQTSDKITLSDLDIDVYVQIDAAKAAVIATKWAGDRTDVAEGGCVALGMNYVTRQAREAVYDVASKFGSATIHTERTKIAADTVKALQASLDNEAGKGMFFVRSANIRNLVTDPALEKNIKDAANAQFQLQAERNQLEVTKVTAERQRVAAQGEADAIRIKAEAVSKNGGAEYVQLKWIEKWNGQQPTTQLGAGATPMVHVGK, encoded by the coding sequence ATGAGAACCCGCACCCTCCTCCTGGCCGCATTCGCGGCGCTGCTTGGCGCATGCACGCAGATCGACACCGGCAACGTCGGCGTCGAGTCATCGCTTGGCCAGGTCAAAGAGCAAACACTCCCGCCCGGCATGTACGGCACCGTCTTCAAGACCGTGACCGAGGTCTGCGCCAAAGAGCTGCCGCTCTCGATCTCCGACCTGCGCCCGCAGACCAGCGACAAGATCACGCTGTCCGACCTGGACATCGACGTGTACGTGCAGATCGACGCGGCCAAGGCGGCTGTCATCGCCACCAAGTGGGCCGGCGACCGCACCGACGTTGCTGAAGGTGGCTGCGTCGCGCTGGGCATGAACTATGTGACCCGCCAAGCGCGAGAAGCGGTCTACGACGTTGCATCGAAGTTCGGTTCGGCGACCATCCACACCGAGCGCACCAAGATCGCGGCCGATACCGTGAAGGCTCTGCAGGCTAGCCTCGACAACGAGGCTGGCAAGGGCATGTTCTTCGTTCGAAGCGCGAACATCCGAAACCTTGTGACCGACCCAGCCCTGGAGAAGAACATCAAGGACGCGGCCAACGCTCAGTTCCAGCTGCAGGCCGAGCGCAATCAACTCGAGGTCACCAAGGTGACTGCCGAGCGCCAGCGCGTGGCCGCACAGGGTGAGGCGGACGCAATTCGCATCAAGGCCGAAGCCGTGTCGAAGAACGGCGGCGCCGAGTATGTCCAGCTGAAGTGGATCGAGAAGTGGAACGGCCAGCAGCCGACCACGCAGCTCGGCGCCGGCGCCACCCCGATGGTGCACGTCGGCAAGTGA
- a CDS encoding GIY-YIG nuclease family protein — protein sequence MPFGFVYALSSSVMPCVYKIGFTDRSPRERARELSTSSGVPVPFDVACYFEADDSRLVEQAIHRQLAPHRINQQREFFSLHPAHLYAAMRYYAQEYGCCGLVDFDSAPEMAASLGNDPSAMKAVERWRPGEEMDKALAAAFDGFYAGPLGRRRIAQ from the coding sequence GTGCCATTTGGCTTTGTTTATGCGCTGTCCAGCAGCGTCATGCCCTGTGTCTACAAGATCGGATTTACCGATCGCAGCCCGCGCGAACGAGCAAGGGAGCTTTCAACCTCCAGTGGCGTGCCGGTTCCGTTTGATGTTGCCTGCTATTTCGAGGCCGACGATTCGCGCCTCGTTGAGCAGGCCATTCACCGTCAGCTCGCGCCGCACCGCATCAACCAGCAGCGCGAGTTTTTCAGTCTGCACCCAGCCCACCTGTATGCGGCGATGCGCTACTACGCGCAGGAATACGGGTGTTGCGGGCTGGTCGACTTCGATTCCGCACCCGAGATGGCCGCGTCGCTTGGTAATGATCCTTCAGCCATGAAGGCCGTCGAGCGGTGGCGCCCCGGCGAGGAAATGGACAAGGCCCTGGCAGCTGCTTTCGATGGCTTCTATGCAGGGCCACTGGGTCGCCGGAGGATCGCTCAATGA
- a CDS encoding helix-turn-helix domain-containing protein, giving the protein MSIELMTLAWKTALATTPKMVLLVMCDRADEEGGSLWPSIEYISRRSSVSERQVQRTLRELEEIGLLAVTGNAAGGKPGMTRHYGIKVPALREMARQATGAKASPLAQTNTGDTVSPLPAEAGDKATPVNRPTGVILSPVRVTPATETGDTHVTQSTTDPSEEKKEITGKPKKPAKPVIPNLTLEELMADGLSEVVATEWLAHRLKSGGKLTPLAWGAIKKNVAAAGWSLDDAVTKAIYRGWQGIETAWLLRETNPRAGAPRQSSHDLSGKDYTAGVAKDGALA; this is encoded by the coding sequence ATGAGCATCGAGCTTATGACCCTTGCCTGGAAGACGGCCTTGGCTACGACGCCGAAGATGGTGCTGTTGGTCATGTGTGATCGCGCAGACGAGGAGGGCGGCAGCCTCTGGCCGTCGATCGAGTACATCAGTCGCCGCTCGTCGGTTTCCGAACGACAGGTGCAGCGCACGCTGCGCGAGCTCGAGGAGATTGGCCTGCTGGCGGTGACAGGGAACGCGGCCGGCGGCAAGCCCGGCATGACGCGCCACTATGGGATCAAGGTGCCGGCGCTGCGCGAGATGGCCCGCCAGGCGACGGGTGCCAAGGCGTCACCCCTGGCCCAGACCAACACGGGTGACACGGTGTCACCCCTTCCCGCGGAAGCGGGTGACAAGGCGACACCCGTGAATCGGCCGACGGGCGTCATCCTGTCACCCGTACGGGTGACACCAGCGACAGAGACGGGTGACACCCATGTCACCCAATCCACCACTGATCCATCAGAAGAGAAGAAAGAGATTACGGGCAAGCCCAAGAAGCCGGCTAAGCCTGTCATCCCCAACCTCACGCTCGAAGAGCTCATGGCTGACGGCCTGTCGGAGGTCGTCGCAACCGAATGGTTGGCACACCGGCTCAAGTCTGGCGGCAAGTTGACGCCGCTCGCGTGGGGCGCGATCAAGAAGAACGTCGCGGCTGCCGGCTGGTCGCTTGACGACGCTGTCACGAAGGCGATCTACCGTGGGTGGCAGGGCATCGAGACGGCCTGGCTTCTCCGAGAAACGAATCCGCGCGCCGGCGCTCCACGTCAGAGCTCCCACGACCTGAGCGGCAAGGACTACACCGCAGGCGTGGCCAAGGACGGAGCCCTCGCATGA
- a CDS encoding winged helix-turn-helix domain-containing protein, translating into MTVSKIISALERCGQMSQAELRKETGLGQNSVNSTIGRLHSYNWRDDVEYSVHIADWTHEAEGTDRKYPRAVYKLGHGIDKPKPKPPSKQQVWRDWRARQKAKAASVFVAGIGHRRRASTMKAGAEAASA; encoded by the coding sequence GTGACCGTCAGCAAGATCATCTCCGCCCTGGAAAGGTGTGGGCAGATGAGCCAGGCAGAGCTCCGCAAGGAGACGGGCCTGGGGCAGAACTCCGTGAACTCGACGATCGGCCGCCTTCATTCGTACAACTGGCGAGACGACGTCGAGTACAGCGTGCACATCGCCGATTGGACGCATGAGGCCGAGGGCACCGATCGAAAGTATCCGCGCGCCGTCTACAAGCTCGGCCACGGCATTGACAAGCCGAAGCCCAAGCCGCCCAGCAAGCAGCAGGTGTGGCGCGACTGGCGCGCTCGGCAGAAGGCCAAGGCGGCATCGGTGTTCGTGGCCGGCATTGGCCACCGCCGTCGCGCCTCGACCATGAAGGCAGGTGCGGAAGCCGCTTCCGCCTGA
- a CDS encoding recombinase RecT — MSLELVVNDIYNARESFDAAIAPGLSINFESEASFAVQIVTANEYLLKVAKNARQSMHNAIVNVAAIGLTLNPAKKQAYLVPRKVGKQGVVVCLDVGWGGLIDLAVEAGAIMWAKAHEVYANDEFQRTNDGTPPHHKFKEFTDRGDLVAIYVVSKLPNGDFLTEVMTVGEINDIRDRSEAFKAYQENKISKTPWVDDWLEMAKKTVVRRASKWWRGRGNTARLERAIHMLDTQGDGMAHPLENVPVGDEPEERFDSEYWIKRVKAATTDEAVMRVYHEGVALITKLRDMANGAIFKRAVVDRRKQLAAKDGAEDATYTNRKAA; from the coding sequence ATGAGCCTCGAACTTGTCGTCAACGACATCTACAACGCGCGCGAAAGTTTCGACGCGGCCATTGCGCCCGGCCTGAGCATCAACTTCGAGTCCGAGGCTTCCTTCGCGGTACAGATCGTGACCGCGAACGAGTACCTGCTCAAGGTCGCGAAGAACGCCCGGCAGTCGATGCACAACGCCATCGTCAACGTGGCGGCGATCGGCCTCACCCTGAATCCCGCCAAGAAGCAGGCTTACCTGGTGCCGCGCAAGGTCGGCAAGCAAGGCGTTGTCGTGTGCCTCGACGTGGGTTGGGGTGGCCTGATCGATCTGGCTGTCGAGGCCGGCGCCATCATGTGGGCCAAGGCGCACGAGGTCTACGCGAACGACGAGTTCCAGCGCACCAACGATGGCACGCCGCCTCACCACAAGTTCAAGGAGTTCACCGACCGCGGCGACCTCGTGGCCATCTACGTCGTCAGCAAGCTCCCGAACGGGGACTTCCTGACCGAGGTCATGACCGTCGGCGAGATCAACGACATCCGCGACCGCAGCGAGGCGTTCAAGGCCTACCAGGAAAACAAGATCTCGAAGACGCCATGGGTGGACGACTGGCTCGAGATGGCCAAGAAGACGGTCGTGCGTCGCGCCAGCAAGTGGTGGCGCGGCCGCGGCAACACCGCCCGCCTGGAGCGCGCGATCCACATGCTCGACACCCAGGGTGACGGCATGGCACACCCGCTGGAGAACGTGCCGGTCGGCGATGAGCCGGAAGAGAGGTTCGACTCCGAGTACTGGATCAAGCGCGTCAAGGCGGCCACGACCGACGAGGCGGTGATGCGCGTGTACCACGAGGGCGTCGCGCTGATCACCAAGCTGCGCGACATGGCCAACGGCGCCATCTTCAAGCGCGCCGTGGTCGACCGCCGCAAGCAACTGGCCGCCAAGGACGGCGCCGAAGACGCAACCTACACCAACCGGAAGGCAGCATGA